TAATTTACAGTATTCCACTAATATCGGAATAGATCTCAAAGACATGGCAAATCCGCCTACACCTGTAGTTTCCTGTCCTAATATCCCGTACTTCTGTGCCATTTTTTCATCCTGGTATCTTCCTTCGTCCTGCCCCACTCTTAATGTAGTAATTATGTAATTAGCATCTGTTACAGCTTCTTCTGCATCTGTAGTAAGCTCGAATATTACATCTTTATCCACTGCTTCTGCTACTCTTTTAGCTATACCTCCGTATATTTTCAGCTTTTCTTCATCATTATCCATAAATACTATTTTCTTTACCCCAAGCTCTTTTGCTTTATTTGTTAATGATTTTGCCAGAAAAGGAGATCTTACTCCTCCTCCGCCCAGAACTGTCAGTTTCATTTGTTTTTCCTCCTGTATTTTTTACTTTTTTATGATTATTAATTATTTAAAGACTTAAAAAATTTATATAATTCAGCCGAGTCATCTATTTTCTTTATTTTTTCCAGTAAATCTTTTTGCTGTGTGAGATTTATTATCTCTTCTATACTTTTTACGTGTTCCGTTATGTTCGCAGCTCCTATAAGAAACATCAGGAATACCTTTCTGTCTCCGGGAAAAGTAACTGCATTTCTTATGCTCAGCACACTTATGCAGGATTTATTTACATTTGTGAAAACTTCTCCGTGCGGTATTGCCACATTATTTTCCAGTATAAAGTGTACGCCGAATAATTCTGCTATATTCACTATTTCATCTATATATTCTTTTTTTATTTCATTTTTTCTGATAAGAGGTTCACCGCATATTTCTATGGATTTCTGCCAACTTTCCACACTGTCTATTATCTGCACCCTGTCCTCAAGTATAAAGTCTGCAAGCCTTTTTTCCTTTTTTATCAGAACCGTGCCTTCCTCGTCTATTATCAGCCTTAATTTATTTTCCAGTTCTCTGTTATTCTTGACAATATCTGTTTCTTCTATTAATTCCAGTACTTTATTCATTTTTTCCTTATAGGAATTCTTTTTTACCAGATACGGACTCAGCTTTTCCTGATCTTCCATTGTAAAGAAAGCTGTTATTTTTACTATAGGTATATTTATTTTTCCTGTGAGATGTTCATTTAATGTCAGGGTGCTTATTATCAAATCTATATCTTCGAGATTATAATCCAGAAGCTCCATATATGATAATGTAGCAGTTATGTTTATATCGTAATTTTCGGCAAGCCTTTTTGCTACAAGCATGGAAGTCCCATAGCCTCCGCCGCACACAAGAAGAATATTCCTGTATTTGTTCCTGTAATTTCTGTTTCTCTCTATTGAAGCAAGAAAGTGTATTGTAAAAAGTGCTATTTCAGAATTGTCTATTTTTTTACCCATTAGATTTTCTAATCTTTTCAAAGCATTCTTCACAATTTCAAATAATTCCGGATAGGCCCTTATGGCTTCATAATATATTTCCTTCTCTATTCCCAGACTGTTTTTCATTCTGTAAATCACGGGTTTTATGTGATTCAGAAGTCCGTTAAACAGTTCCTCGTCAGAAGTAATATCTATATCTGTATAATTATTTACCTCGCCAATTATTTCCTGTACAAGGAGTTTTATCTCTATCCAGTTTTCAAATATTGAAGTATTATAACCATAAGAAATAAATCCCAGAATATAGTCCACAAGCTGTAAAATTTCGTTCTCCCCGTAAGTAATCTTAAAGCTTTTTTCAAGAGTCCTTATCTGTTCTGATACAAGACTGTATTCCTTTGTATTTTTCAGAAAACTTTTATTTTTTATATTTTCTATAAAGTGTCCTCTTCTTATTCTCATATAAGCAACAATAAGATAAGAAAATATATATTCATAAAAATTATTATCTCTGTTTTCTATCTCTTCGGATATTCTGGTCAGGAATTCCCTTATCATATCCATATTCACACCGGAAAGTTCATTATAGACCAGAGTATCTATAAGTCCGCTTTCTGTTTCTTCCATGTAAAAAAATTTGTTTACATTTTCTTTGTAATTTTTCAGAATATAATTTCTTATATCAGTCTCTTCATTGTCATAGTAACTTCTTTTAAGTTTTATGCCATCCTTTTTTATTTCATTTTCTATTTCCGATACATCATTTTTTATAGTCGTCCGGCTCACATCCAGTTCATCTGACATCCGGGAAAAATTTATTTTTTCATCAAGAAGGATTCTTAATTTTATATATTCTTTCCTGTCATTTTTTGTATTTTTATTTATAAGTTCCAAAAATACGTTCTCGTCATATGCTTCTGAAAACTCTGTGCTTATAAGCCTTCCCTTTGATTCTTTTTTTATTTCGGGAAACTTATTTACTGCCAGTATAAAATTCAGTTTATCTATTTCATATCTTACTGCCTTTTCGGATATCTTTAAGGTTTCGGCAATTTCTTTTATTGTTGTTTCATCTTTATTTTTCAAAAATTCTGCTACTTTTAATAATCGATTATTTATATACATTTGATATCACCCATTATACATATTAGCCCATAATTAAAAAAAAACAATCTTCAACTTTTAGACGTATTTTTCCAAAAAAGTTTCATTTGTCTTCTTAAATGTGCTTGGATTCTGGTTTTTTGTATGGACTGTTTTTACCAGAAATTTCTTTTATATTTATATTTTCTCATAAAATCTCTCATATGAAAAGAGCTGCCCTAAAAAATTAAGACAGCCCTTTAATTGTTCTGTTATTTATTAATAAATCAGCAATTCCCCAAGAACCATAGTTTCATCCACACCCATAATCCCAAAATGATACTCCCATGTTTTTCTGCATTTCAAACCAACAGGAAGAAATAACTTTTCAAGAAGTTTTTCTTTTTTTCTGTTTTCCGGAGTTTTTTTCTCATTTATAAATAAAACAAGCTCTTCTTCCTTATCCAGCGAATCATAAATCAGCGAATCGGGATAAACGCTTTTGAATACTTTCTTAAATACTTCTATTTCCCTTAAATAATTATATTTATCCTGTATTCCGTCAGCTACTGTTACTTTCTCGCGTTTATTCAAAATCCTGAACAATTCCCGGATTTCATCCCCGTATCTCCCGCTTTCAATGCTTTCTATTATAAGTCTGCTTGTCAGTACTCTTTTATTCAGCCCTTCCTGTAAATCCAGATTTGCCAGAATATGAAATACTATGTTAAACAGCTCTTCTCTCTGCACTTTTCCCGCGATAAGATCCGGATTTAAAAGATCATTTACCACATCTGTAAATCTGTAAAATGGATTTATTTCCACTTCTGTTTTTTCATTAGCAATATTGCTGTAATTCAAATCTTCCATATTCATTTCCGAATATGGAGAAATATTTTTTGATAATATATATTTCAGATTTTCCCCTGTATGCGACTCTTTTGTAAGCTGGTACAGCAAAAACCATATATACTGATACTGTTCCCTGTTTATCTCCATTCAGTTATCCCCCTTACTTCATATTCAGGATATTTATATCCTATACAGCTTAACAGAAAACTTAGCTCATCTCTCAGATATCTGCCTTCTTCTTTAACCTCGAAATATAAATTCAGCTTATCCCTGTTTTTCCTCTTTATTTTTACTTTTTTATTAAATATTTCATTCATATCAAATGAATCGGCAATTTTTTCAGTATAGCCGTTCAAAGTCATCTCTTTCAGCTTCAGACTTTTTATATTTTCATAACCCGCTATTATTTCATGTATTTCAGACTCGCTTCTTACTCTCATATCTGAATCATTTTTAAAACGGCTTATAAAATCCTCTGTTTTTTTATTCCCTAATGGTTTAAAAGTAAGATTTTCAAATCTTTCAGAATCAATCTCGTTTATTCTCCATAATTCCCAGTTTTTATCCTTTAAACTGTCTATATACACATAAATATCGTGCTCTTTTCTTTCTAGTTCTTTTATTCTGCTGTCTGTTACATTTACGAGGTCTTTTTCTGGATTTAATGAGGATATTCTATAACAATAAGTCTGATTTTTGGTATCTGATTTTATTTTATCAGCTAAAACTGTCTTTTCTTCAATATTCCATGCAAGAAAATAGTTTTCATAAACATGATCATTATACTCTCTATAATTAACACTTATTTCCCCAATATATTTTTCAATTTCTTCAGGCAGCTCTTCTAAATACAAATCAAAAAATCTTCTGCTGTAAGGCGTATACAGAACTTCCCATTCCTTATCATTTAATTTCAGCACATTTAATAATTCTTCTTCCTTTTGGCAGTATTTTTCGCATTTTTCACTGTAAATATTCATTTTATATAATTTCCCGTCTAGAAGCAATTCCCCTTTAAATCCCTCTTTCCCAAAGTTTTCCATATTATCATAACTAACATCCAAATAAATTCTTCTGAAAAAAACATTTTTCCTTTTGGCAATTTGATCAGGTTCTGCGTCTTTCTTGTACATAGGGAATACTATTTCCCTGTATTCTGCGAGTTCTTCTGCATTCACAGGAACTGTATATATTGCCTTTTTTGAATCTAAATATAATTCATCTATATTATCACTTATATCTTTCAGTATTTTCCTAAAGTCTCCGTTTATTTCCGGAAACATTCCGGTACTTATCTCCCTGAAAAAATTCACATCTTCGTCATTTTTTACATTTTTCATTATTTCTTTTAAAATTTCATTTATATAATCCATATTTACTCCTGCTCTAATGCCAAAAATTCAAAATCCTTATACTGCAATTCCAGTTCTGATTGAATATAACTAAGTATTTCGTTTGTCAGATACGAATCACTATACTCAAAATCAAGATAAATTCTTTCTCTTTTCCCTTTTATCTGAAATTCTTCTGCAAGAAAACTATTAAATCTGAAACCTGTTAAAATTTTTCTGTTCTTATTTTCAGTAAAAATTTCGGCAAGTTTCACATCTGCGATATCATTCAGACTGCGGACTATATCTTTTATCTGTTTTGTGTCAGATAATATTTTACTTCTGTCTCTTTTTATATTTTCATTACTGTATATATGATAATCCAGATATTTCTCCAGCTCACTGTCCAGTCTGTCCAGCACTTCCCAAAGAATCACCTTATTATTTATTTTTTTATCTGTAATAAATTTTATCTGTTCATAATTCATAATATATGAAGCAAGTACCTCCCCGCTCTCGGGAACCATGAGATACTTTCTGTTTATGTCAGTATTTATAAAGTATTCATAAATCAAACGTTCTTCAGTAGGTTTTACCATTTCATTCATTTTACATTCCAGCTGCCTTATATTCCAGCAGAGTACACAATTTTGTTCATAATCAAACTTTTTATCATAATCAATTGAAATAATTTCTTTTGAATCCCAGTAATCATCATCTACTTCCACGAGATACACTGAAATAAATTTCATAATATATGGTATATTCAGGGTTCTCCATGATATTTTATTCTTCTCGGTTATTTTATATAATTCTTCTGCTTTTTCAAAATATTCTCTGTTAATTCTGAATTGAAATTTTGCACTGAACAAACCGTTGTCTGTGGCTATAATCCCCTGAACCGTCTGATTATTCAAAGCTGTTATCATATCAAAATTTTCTTTTACGAATAATTCCTCCAGATATAATCCGTTTTCTTCTGTAAATATATCTTTATCCAATAAATCTGTCTTTTTCAAATAATTTTCGCTAAAAGGGTACAGACAGCCTTCATATATTTTCAAATCTTCCCTTCTTACAGGAACTGTGTAAATGTTATATTCTTTAAAATTATATTCTATGGAATTAAGTATATCGTTTTTTATATTGGAAAGTTTCTCCGTATACTCATTTCTTATATTATTAAATGTTGTCAAAGCTGTTATTTTCATTAATCTCGTCTCCAGACTTCATACTCTTCATGATAATGTAGTTTCCAGTTTTTTCTTGTACACTTTCTTAATTTGACAATATTTTGATAAAATTCTATTTTCGTTTCATATTTTCCTAAAAAGTATCCCCAGTATTTTTTATATTCCATTTTTCTTTGCAGAAAAAACCTTCCTGTTCTCAAAAGAACTGCTTCCAGCAAATATTTTAATTCGGTATCATTTTTTATAAAGACTTCATCTACTTCTGCCAGCAGTTTTATATTTTGAACCGCCTCATCAAAATTATGATTTTCAAACAGCTGTATTGTCTCTCCCATGAGCTCTTTTATACTTTTTGGCTTTAATTCCTCTTTTTTACCTGTTTTTTTAAAGTATGACTTCTCCCTTTTGGAAATGCTTTCCTCAAATATCTGATTTTCTTTTTTCTCTTCTTTTACTGTTATATGTTCTGTTTCAAAACCGGTTGTTTTCCCTGTAATATCTGAAACTTCTTCTTTTTCAAGGAATTTTTCAGTATCCTCTGTCATAAAATCTTTGCACTTATTCAAACACTCAAGAAATAAAATATTTTCCCCGGTTTCGGAAAACATTTTGTATTCATCAGTTTCCATTGCTGAATATGTACCTGTCAAAAGATTATCAAGATTTTTTTTTAGTTTTTCCTCGAATAGTTCTTTGTTTTCTTCCGAAAGTTTTTTATAGCCTTTTAATGCTTCTGAAAATTCTCTGTTTCTTATATTTTGGTACACTGATAAGATTAACTTTTTTATACCTTCTGTATCACCCGGAATTCCTGTTAATTCTTCTTCATTATCTTTTATTTTTTCTGCCAGACGAAAAAAATTATCAATACTCACATAATTCTTATTTTCCGTTTCTTCCATCATTCTCCAGAATTCGTCTGTGTATTTTTCCCCGAATATTTTCTGAAGAAAATCGTAGAGTATTCTCGCCT
The nucleotide sequence above comes from Sebaldella sp. S0638. Encoded proteins:
- a CDS encoding BglG family transcription antiterminator → MYINNRLLKVAEFLKNKDETTIKEIAETLKISEKAVRYEIDKLNFILAVNKFPEIKKESKGRLISTEFSEAYDENVFLELINKNTKNDRKEYIKLRILLDEKINFSRMSDELDVSRTTIKNDVSEIENEIKKDGIKLKRSYYDNEETDIRNYILKNYKENVNKFFYMEETESGLIDTLVYNELSGVNMDMIREFLTRISEEIENRDNNFYEYIFSYLIVAYMRIRRGHFIENIKNKSFLKNTKEYSLVSEQIRTLEKSFKITYGENEILQLVDYILGFISYGYNTSIFENWIEIKLLVQEIIGEVNNYTDIDITSDEELFNGLLNHIKPVIYRMKNSLGIEKEIYYEAIRAYPELFEIVKNALKRLENLMGKKIDNSEIALFTIHFLASIERNRNYRNKYRNILLVCGGGYGTSMLVAKRLAENYDINITATLSYMELLDYNLEDIDLIISTLTLNEHLTGKINIPIVKITAFFTMEDQEKLSPYLVKKNSYKEKMNKVLELIEETDIVKNNRELENKLRLIIDEEGTVLIKKEKRLADFILEDRVQIIDSVESWQKSIEICGEPLIRKNEIKKEYIDEIVNIAELFGVHFILENNVAIPHGEVFTNVNKSCISVLSIRNAVTFPGDRKVFLMFLIGAANITEHVKSIEEIINLTQQKDLLEKIKKIDDSAELYKFFKSLNN